A part of Cannabis sativa cultivar Pink pepper isolate KNU-18-1 chromosome 6, ASM2916894v1, whole genome shotgun sequence genomic DNA contains:
- the LOC115725218 gene encoding tryptophan decarboxylase TDC2 translates to MGSFDLVNSNGNLFNPEEFRKQAYQVVDFIANYYTQIESYPVLSQVKPGDIRNQLPNTAPSQSEPLQAILKDITNVIIPGMTHWQSPNFFAFFPNNVSTAALLGEMLCTGFNCPGFSWQVSPAITELEMVVMDWLANMINLPKSFLFSGGSGTGGGIIQNTTSDAIIMTLHAARDRAIKKIGTENMLKLVVYGSDQTHSTFEKVSKAMGINPNNIRLIPTVMEKGRPFSMCPIKLRKEIENDVAKGLVPLYLCGSVGTTSTNAVDPLEQLADVATEYGMWFHVDAAYAGSACICPEFQHFFNGIERADSVSMNPHKWLLTGLGCCCLWVKRSDLIVKAMRVEPEYLKNEWSSSTESNPVVNFKDWQLGASRKFNSIRLWIVLRSHGVENLQNHIRSDVQMVADFEMFVKSDPRFEIVVPRLFALVCFRLINPNNNNSKDANELLNRKLLDFVNSSGKIYVSHTIVGGIYMLRFCVGTMFTEECHVIAAWKLIQEGATQLLKN, encoded by the coding sequence atggGTAGCTTTGACTTGGTAAACTCAAATGGCAATCTTTTCAATCCAGAAGAATTTCGTAAACAAGCTTACCAAGTAGTGGATTTCATAGCCAACTACTATACCCAAATTGAGTCTTACCCAGTTCTTAGCCAAGTCAAACCGGGTGATATCAGAAACCAATTACCTAATACAGCTCCATCTCAATCAGAACCTCTCCAAGCTATTTTGAAAGACATTACCAATGTCATAATCCCAGGCATGACACATTGGCAGAGTCCCAACTTTTTCGCATTCTTCCCGAATAACGTCAGCACTGCTGCCCTTCTCGGGGAAATGCTATGCACCGGTTTCAATTGTCCCGGGTTTAGCTGGCAGGTATCTCCGGCCATTACTGAGCTCGAGATGGTCGTCATGGATTGGCTAGCGAACATGATCAATCTTCCAAAATCTTTTCTTTTCTCGGGTGGTAGCGGTACTGGCGGCGGAATCATTCAGAATACGACTAGCGATGCAATCATCATGACCCTACATGCCGCACGTGACAGAGCGATAAAGAAAATCGGGACAGAGAACATGTTGAAACTCGTTGTCTATGGGTCTGACCAGACCCATTCGACATTTGAAAAAGTTTCTAAGGCTATGGGAATAAATCCGAATAATATCAGATTAATTCCCACAGTCATGGAGAAAGGTAGACCTTTCTCCATGTGTCCTATCAAGTTAAGAAAAGAAATAGAGAATGACGTGGCAAAAGGATTAGTCCCACTTTATTTGTGTGGAAGTGTGGGGACCACATCAACCAACGCTGTCGATCCACTTGAGCAACTTGCTGACGTGGCGACAGAGTATGGGATGTGGTTCCACGTGGACGCAGCCTACGCTGGAAGCGCTTGCATTTGTCCTGAGTTTCAACATTTTTTCAACGGGATTGAGCGAGCTGACTCAGTTAGTATGAACCCACACAAGTGGCTTCTGACTGGCCtaggttgttgttgtttgtGGGTTAAAAGATCAGATTTGATTGTGAAAGCGATGCGAGTCGAACCCGAGTACTTAAAAAACGAATGGAGTAGTTCTACCGAGTCCAACCCGGTGGTGAACTTCAAAGACTGGCAACTAGGCGCATCTCGAAAATTCAACTCAATCCGATTATGGATTGTGCTTCGTAGCCACGGTGTTGAGAATCTTCAAAACCATATTCGATCCGATGTTCAAATGGTAGCCGATTTCGAAATGTTTGTAAAATCCGACCCAAGATTTGAGATTGTGGTGCCAAGATTGTTTGCTCTTGTGTGCTTTAGGCTCATAAACCCTAATAACAATAATTCTAAAGATGCTAATGAGTTGTTAAACCGAAAGCTTCTTGATTTTGTTAACTCATCTGGAAAGATTTATGTGTCTCACACTATAGTGGGTGGGATATATATGTTGAGATTTTGTGTGGGAACTATGTTTACAGAAGAGTGCCACGTCATCGCCGCATGGAAATTAATACAAGAGGGAGCCACTCAActacttaaaaattaa
- the LOC115724915 gene encoding protein SRG1 isoform X1 — protein MEFESCSVIVPSVLEMTKDPNMVTVPSRYIQLEQDQDNVDLNSSSDDFPVINFQNLSLPISHNSQLYQSELTKLHLACKNWGFFQLVNHSVSNSVVEKMKEEVKKLFELPIEEREKLWQRPGEVEGFGHTFVFNDEQKVNWKDDLFLFILPHALRNPNLFPKLPSSLREILEIYSLELAKLAKSIISQMEKVLGLENKEISKLVEDGMQSINMINYPPCPQPEKVIGVKPHSDTAILTILLQANQVEGLQVKKDDKWVLVKPLPNAFIVNVGDIIEILTNGLYPSIEHRVVVNPKEERLSIATFLNPNLEYDIGPVSSLITQQNPPKYKTVTSKEYIKGVFSNEPDGKAYVDIMKLY, from the exons ATGGAGTTTGAAAGTTGCAGTGTGATTGTGCCAAGTGTGCTTGAAATGACAAAAGATCCCAATATGGTAACAGTTCCAAGTAGATACATCCAACTTGAACAAGATCAAGATAATGTAGATCTCAATTCTTCTTCTGATGATTTTCCAGTTATCAACTTCCAAAACTTGTCATTGCCAATCTCTCATAACTCACAACTCTATCAATCTGAGCTCACTAAGCTCCACTTAGCATGCAAGAACTGGGGCTTCTTTCag TTGGTAAATCATAGTGTAAGCAATTCTGTGGTAGAGAAAATGAAGGAAGAAGTAAAAAAATTGTTCGAATTGCCAATAGAGGAGAGGGAAAAGCTATGGCAAAGGCCGGGAGAAGTAgaaggttttggtcacacttttgtttttaacGACGAACAAAAAGTTAATTGGAAAGATGACTTATTTCTCTTTATCTTGCCACATGCATTGAGGAACCCTAATTTATTTCCCAAACTCCCTTCTTCATTAAG GGAAATTTTGGAAATTTATTCATTAGAATTGGCAAAGCTAGCCAAAAGTATAATCTCCCAAATGGAAAAGGTTCTTGGATTAGAAAACAAAGAAATTTCCAAATTAGTTGAAGATGGAATGCAATCAATAAATATGATCAATTACCCTCCATGCCCTCAACCAGAGAAAGTTATAGGTGTGAAACCTCATTCTGACACTGCAATCCTTACCATTCTCCTTCAAGCCAACCAAGTGGAAGGCCTCCAAGTCAAGAAAGATGACAAGTGGGTCCTTGTGAAGCCTCTCCCAAATGCTTTCATTGTCAATGTAGGAGATATAATAGAG ATTTTAACAAATGGACTATATCCTAGCATTGAGCACAGAGTTGTAGTAAACCCTAAGGAGGAAAGGCTCTCAATTGCTACATTTCTAAATCCAAATTTAGAATATGATATAGGCCCAGTCTCAAGCTTGATCACTCAACAAAATCCTCCCAAATACAAAACAGTGACAAGTAAAGAATATATCAAAGGTGTATTTTCCAATGAACCTGATGGAAAAGCTTATGTCGATATTATGAAATTGTATTAA